In Chelmon rostratus isolate fCheRos1 chromosome 20, fCheRos1.pri, whole genome shotgun sequence, a single window of DNA contains:
- the spice1 gene encoding spindle and centriole-associated protein 1 — translation MSFVRVGRPQQHTKGKRAVRPKKAAAPKREWVNTVSDLSVHKLTPAELSHRHEIHKSHNKAAAQWELREKALKRRFRHPGSPAPLDQASLSIIREVFSDQLLLQDVLARSDRAMAVVKDLFGDAPRRHTGHPSVTMAPSCDSDSVLPVLQRPDPRTQLSLLSQSMMDQQALNEVEASGTDYSEDDTFPTDNHIIQRANLRKMKAKSRGRSMQRQKVHRPESDLADRDNVSVTPCTSGRAPDQTALNATVAVQRVWSRQRQLEEGKEEPTVLVSQVLNPELPVNQSDRISNCTSRARKYVSQSSELNGSSVASLSGDQSSLGLLQAMLGQVEADLDTLIPDTEPASAQSPKLHRKQGLTGFSVTLVSTLGRLVHLLKQREEEAHKEAQERRRLEEELREQQGLIDALTAETMTLRQEATALQARLQQQTAELEQKLDTVVLAMGGLGLLEAHIEPYQGFDVKAAVCQPAPVAERNPERLQASVSPAVLLSPPRQRDNSQQVPGTRPVQLHQELPHVDKLSCEGVQAHSSVSSLTSLPLTSLPSTSSLSLTSDPLSSQLSQEAMLAEIAQLSRQNDLIKAQLSQAKGFETGVRGSSTSSNGQRRWSSGSTGSVTPQSAGERTTSVCSSTGRRSRHVQAAEGEQTTDQATSPNTLLASSVEQRLLELNRQSAAARGRLLELIEQQKQNVSARVSPSDSPIPPSAFSPHSAGGSGSPEVSMLLPAQELPSQTGGGKRQYAGSEVSSPSLGGETRDGKTQMERRREREGWFALSAHVR, via the exons ATGTCGTTTGTGAGAGTGGGGCGtccacaacaacacaccaaAGGGAAAAGGGCTGTTCGGCCCAAGAAGGCAGCTGCTCCAAAAAGAGAGTGGGTG AACACTGTCAGTGACCTGTCTGTGCACAAGCTGACACCTGCAGAGCTG AGCCATCGGCACGAGATTCACAAATCCCACAACAAGGCAGCGGCTCAGTgggagctgagagagaaagcccTAAAACGCCGTTTCAGACACCCTGGGAGCCCTGCGCCTCTCGACCAGGCCAGCCTCAGCATCAtcagggag gtgttctctgaccagctgctgctccaggatGTGCTAGCTCGCTCTGACAGAGCCATGGCTGTGGTCAAAGACTTGTTTGGAGATGCTCCACGCAGGCACACTG ggcACCCCAGTGTGACGATGGCTCCAAGCTGTGACTCTGACTCAGTGCTGCCTGTGCTCCAGAGACCAGATCCTCGAACTCAGCTGTCACTGCTCAGCCAGTCTATGATGGACCAACAG GCTCTTAATGAAGTAGAAGCTTCAGGGACAGACTACAGTGAGGATGATACCTTTCCTACTGACAACCATATAATCCAAAG ggCCAATCTACGAAAAATGAAGGCAAAGTCTCGGGGGAGATCGATGCAGCGACAGAAAGTTCATCGTCCTGAGTCTGACCTagcagacagagacaatgtTTCTGTAACCCCCTGCACATCAGGCAGAGCACCAGACCAAACAG CTCTCAATGCCACAGTGGCTGTCCAGCGTGTTTGGTCCAGACAAAGGCAGTTAGAGGAAGGCAAGGAAGAACCGACAGTCCTGGTTTCTCAGGTCCTGAACCCTGAGCTGCCTGTTAACCAGTCAG ACAGGATCAGTAATTGTACCAGCAGGGCCAGGAAGTATGTTTCTCAGAGTTCAGAGCTGAATGGCTCCTCTGTTGCCTCTCTGAGTGGGGACCAGTCCAGTCTGGGCCTGCTGCAGGCCATGTTGGGTCAGGTGGAGGCAGATTTGGATACTCTGATTCCTGACACTGAACCAGCTTCAGCACAGAGTCcaaaactgcacagaaaacaaggtCTCACTGGATTCTCTGTTACCTTGGTCTCCACTCTGGGACGTTTAGTGCACCTCCTCAAACAG agggaggaggaagctCATAAAGAGgctcaggagaggagaagactgGAGGAGGAGTTGAGAGAGCAGCAAGGGCTTATTGATGCTCTCACTGCTGAGACAATGACTCTGAGACAAGAAGCCACCGCTCTGCAG GCAAggttgcagcagcagacagcagagctggagcagaagTTGGACACGGTGGTGTTGGCAATGGGGGGACTTGGACTACTGGAGGCACACATTGAACCATACCAAGGCTTTGATGTCAAAGCTGCAG TTTGTCAGCCTGCTCCAGTTGCTGAGCGGAATCCTGAACGACTACAAGcctctgtttctcctgctgTGTTGCTCTCCCCCCCTCGACAGAGAGACAACTCGCAACAAGTTCCTG GGACTCGGCCTGTACAGCTGCACCAGGAGCTTCCTCATGTAGATAAGCTTTCCTGCGAGGGCGTCCAAGCCCACAGCTCAGTCTCCAGCCTCACCAGCCTTCCTCTGACCAGCCTGCCTTCCACATCCTCCTTATCACTAACCTCTGACCCTCTCAGCTCACAGCTCTCTCAGGAGGCCATGCTGGCTGAGATCGCTCAGCTGAGTAGACAGAACGACCTGATTAAGGCCCAGCTTAGCCAGGCTAAGGGCTTTGAGACAGGGGTAAGAGGATCGTCTACTAGCAGCAACGGGCAGAGAAGATGGAGCTCCGGCAGCACGGGAAGCGTCACGCCCCAAAGTGCTGGAGAGAGGACGACGTCAGtttgcagcagcacaggaagaaGGAGTCGGCATGTCCAGGCTGCTGAAGGAGAGCAAACGACTGATCAG GCAACATCACCCAACACCCTCCTCGCCAGCAGTGTGGAACAGCGCCTCCTGGAGCTGAACAGACAGAGTGCAGCAGCGAGGGGTCGACTGCTGGAGCTCATTGAGCAACAGAAGCAAAATGTTTCAGCCAGAGTTTCTCCCTCTGATTCCCCCATCCCTCCTTCTGCCTTCAGCCCACATTCAGCAG GAGGAAGTGGAAGTCCAGAGGTGTCCATGCTGCTGCCTGCACAGGAGCTCCCATCACAGACTGGTGGTGGCAAGAGACA ataTGCTGGCTCTGAAGTGTCTTCTCCCAGTCTTGGAGGAGAAACAAGGGATGGCAaaacacag atggagagacggagagagcgAGAAGGCTGGTTCGCCTTGTCCGCTCATGTAAGGTGA